A genomic region of Brevibacillus sp. JNUCC-41 contains the following coding sequences:
- a CDS encoding Spo0B domain-containing protein encodes MDKNWTTIETLRQTRHDWLNKIQIIKGNLELNRIDRVKGIIDEIIVETQNEARLSSLNLPKFTEMLLTSNWNNGSFYCEYEIIDVFEGSTEMDGLMYRWTNDFFNILDKNLDPFFENILAVSMCKKEVSDMHCSFHMQGRFIDQSPVINPQ; translated from the coding sequence ATGGATAAAAATTGGACGACTATTGAAACTCTGCGTCAAACCAGGCATGACTGGCTGAATAAAATTCAAATCATCAAAGGGAATCTGGAGTTGAACAGAATCGACCGTGTCAAAGGCATCATCGATGAAATCATTGTTGAAACCCAGAATGAAGCACGCCTTTCCAGTTTGAATTTACCTAAATTCACCGAGATGTTGTTGACGTCGAATTGGAATAATGGATCCTTTTATTGCGAATATGAAATCATTGATGTTTTTGAAGGCTCAACTGAGATGGACGGGCTGATGTATCGCTGGACAAACGATTTCTTTAATATTCTGGATAAGAATCTGGATCCGTTTTTTGAAAATATACTGGCTGTTTCCATGTGTAAAAAAGAAGTGAGCGATATGCACTGTTCATTTCATATGCAAGGCAGGTTCATTGATCAATCCCCAGTGATCAATCCCCAGTGA